DNA from Desulfarculus baarsii DSM 2075:
ATCGTGGCATTGCGCCGCGCGGGCCGCGCTCTCGATCTGCTGCTTGGTGGCGTCCGGCTTTCCGATCCGAATGTTTTCGTAGAGCGAATCGTAGAACAAAAAGGTCTCTTGAAAGACAAACGAAACGACATTCATCAGGTCTTCGGTGCGCATCTCACGGATGTCCACTCCGCCGACGCGAATCGCGCCCGCGGACACGTCCCAGAAACGCGGAATCAGGTTGGCGACGGTGGATTTTCCCGACCCCGACGGGCCGACCAGCGCGGTCAGGGCGCCTTGCGCGGCGTGAAAGGAAACACCGGAGAGCGCCTCCGTCCGGCTGGAAGCCTCCGGGAGATCGTACGAAAAGGATACCTCCGCGAATTCCACGTCATAACGCGTTGGCCGCCGTGGTTGCGCCGGCTCGGCAACTTCCGGCTCGGAAAAAATCGCGTCGATCCGCACGACCCCTTCGTTGATGTCCTTGACCATCGACGACATGTGCAACAACTTGGTGATCGGCATGGCCACGCCGGGCGTCATGACGAGGAAGAAAAGTACGGCCAGCGCCAACGCCATGTTGTCGGGATCGCGGCTCAAAAGCAAAACGCCAACCGGCAGGATGAAAGTCAAAAACGACGCCAGGATTGTTTTAAAAAGCAGATAACCGTTTTGGAAAGAGTCGGTCCACGCGGTGACGAAATCGCGGTAATGAAGCAGATCGCCATGAAAGCGGCGAAAGGAATGCACGGTCTGCCCGAACAGCTTGACGGCGGGCATGCCGCGCACGTATTGAATGGCCGAAGCGTTTATGTTCTCCAGCGCGTCGTGATAGGCGGCGACCATTTTTTTCGCGCCGTCGCCGATGATCATCGACGCCTGCACGCCAATGCCGATCAGGAACGCCGCCACGCAAACCGCGCACATCCAACCGTTAAGGTAAAACATGACGGAAAACATCAACAGCACCGTCGCCAGGACGTTGACCATGTCGGGAATCTGGTGAGCGACGAACTTCTCGATCTTCTCGACGTTCTGCTCAAGCGTCTTTTTGACCGCTCCGGTGGATGTGCGCGTAAGGTAGCCCAGATGGAGGTTGCCGAGATGCCGGGCCAACCGCACCCGCAAGCCGTACAGGATGCGAAACGCCGCCACGTGGGAGGCCATCAGGCTGGCGTATAAAAAGGCCATCCCGACGACGAGCCCGGCCAGCGCGGTCCAGCCCCAGCCCTCCATCAACGCCCCGTCGGCGCGGGAAACATCCGCCGCGTTGGCCAGGAGTTCGGCGAGGATGAAATAAACCGCCACATACGGCGCGAGCATGAACACCGCGCTGATGGCGGAAAGAACACCGGAGACGACCAGCAGGCCCTTGCGTTCGCCCGCGATTTCAAACAGCCTGCCAAAACCCGTTTTTTTCTTCATGAACTCCTCCCCCTGTCCCGCGTCAAGCCAGCTTGCGCATATCACTTTTGGCGACGATCAACGTGCATCTCCGAAGCCGGCCCCGAAGCGACGCCGCACCACCGCGTTCGAAACGGATTCGAGAAAAAAAGCCATGACCGCCAAACCGCCGCCCCGCGCGAGGGCAAAACGGTCAGCTCCGCGAATATCAACGGAGCCGCGTTGCAATCCGCCGCCAACAACGCACGCCGAAAGGCCTCGCAATGCGCGCGCCGAAACAGCCCATCCCTGGCCTCCCTCGCGAACCAGCATTCCTCGCCCCGGCCGCGCGTCATCGGAGCGTCCGCTTCACGCCCCCAATGCTTCACGCCCTTTACTACTTTCGCCAAAGGACATCGCCATGGCCATCGCCGGAAACGCCGGGCCCACAGCATGATTATATCCGTCTAACATATTTTGTCATGACGAATATATATCGCCGGCAACGTCGCTGCTTTGCACTGCGGAACTATTTTTTTGCCACGCGGAACAAAGCGGGGGCGCC
Protein-coding regions in this window:
- a CDS encoding ABC transporter ATP-binding protein; translated protein: MKKKTGFGRLFEIAGERKGLLVVSGVLSAISAVFMLAPYVAVYFILAELLANAADVSRADGALMEGWGWTALAGLVVGMAFLYASLMASHVAAFRILYGLRVRLARHLGNLHLGYLTRTSTGAVKKTLEQNVEKIEKFVAHQIPDMVNVLATVLLMFSVMFYLNGWMCAVCVAAFLIGIGVQASMIIGDGAKKMVAAYHDALENINASAIQYVRGMPAVKLFGQTVHSFRRFHGDLLHYRDFVTAWTDSFQNGYLLFKTILASFLTFILPVGVLLLSRDPDNMALALAVLFFLVMTPGVAMPITKLLHMSSMVKDINEGVVRIDAIFSEPEVAEPAQPRRPTRYDVEFAEVSFSYDLPEASSRTEALSGVSFHAAQGALTALVGPSGSGKSTVANLIPRFWDVSAGAIRVGGVDIREMRTEDLMNVVSFVFQETFLFYDSLYENIRIGKPDATKQQIESAARAAQCHDFIERLPDGYDTKIGEGGVHLSGGEEQRVAVARAILKDAPILVLDEATAFADPENEHKMHLALRELIKDKTVIVIAHRLSTISAADQIVVLEHGRVAEHGRHEALMSGDGLYKRMWETYSNASIWGFRQRHEGIVR